From Tripterygium wilfordii isolate XIE 37 chromosome 16, ASM1340144v1, whole genome shotgun sequence, one genomic window encodes:
- the LOC119980560 gene encoding uncharacterized protein LOC119980560, protein MIGAVIAGFISSRDRRLVEIFPKSWRELWNEWEIRGLVLISLSFQIVLMVLGNRRKYVTGNRISIILWLAYSSASTIATASLGIISNEGGDINDGPSNRKDVILAFWAPFLILHLGGTQSITAYSLEDNELWLRNVFGPLLQLLLAIYVFLKSWMDTPLSFLAIPMFIAGIVKNGERIWIQWSASIERFQASMLPLPDPGPSYAKFMDDYLSKTAEGFDISLEKVVEGSTVLCYSPKAVANDIVPDGATLRDGIYLFDIFKKLFANQILSFQDVKISRSFFHDKDMNSEKAFKVIEVELGLMYDILYTRAALSCTWLGNFLRLVKLSSIMFAFVEFLLIDKHAYLVVDVNITYFLLVGAIALEIYEILVMLPSDHTMFWLSKHNKSLVDFAYNVIFHLKYWLQWSSLIAFNKRWSNTMGSYNLISFCLKDKPTKCAKIQKFLFIYELLEKHRYQYFRLVSEDLKNLIFEQLMKKSMGALNIMVSKQLCDQRGDQVLKDMCCFDDIGWSVEVEFDQSILLWHIATDLCYSIDLNKDANMVENRNCKSSKSIADYMLYLLVMRPYMLPNGIGLIRFQDTCAETMEFFQEKRHILKRSHACDALLQVNTKVAPSEVKGDICKSVLFDACRLAKYIQSVEMVNQWPNERKWEMVSHVWVEMLSHAASQCQWFNHAKLLTQGGELLTHVWLLMAHLGITEQFQISHGHARIRLVAS, encoded by the exons ATGATAGGTGCTG TCATTGCAGGTTTTATATCTTCTAGGGATAGGAGGCTGGTTGAGATCTTCCCTAAAAGTTGGAGAGAACTTTGGAATGAGTGGGAGATCCGCGGACTGGTTCTGATCAGCCTCTCTTTTCAGATAGTGCTCATGGTGCTGGGCAATAGGAGAAAATACGTGACAGGAAATAGGATTTCAATCATCCTTTGGCTCGCCTACTCATCAGCAAGTACAATCGCAACTGCATCACTTGGCATCATCTCTAATGAAGGAGGAGACATAAACGATGGTCCATCAAATCGAAAAGATGTGATATTGGCATTTTGGGCTCCATTTTTGATATTGCATCTTGGTGGCACTCAAAGTATTACTGCATACTCATTGGAAGATAATGAGTTATGGCTGAGGAATGTATTCGGGCCTTTACTTCAGTTATTATTGGCAATCTACGTCTTCCTCAAGTCCTGGATGGACACGCCACTTAGTTTCCTAGCTATTCCAATGTTCATAGCTGGGATAGTAAAAAATGGAGAGAGGATATGGATTCAGTGGTCAGCGAGTATTGAACGATTTCAAGCATCCATGCTTCCTCTTCCTGACCCTGGACCTAGCTATGCTAAATTCATGGATGACTACTTATCAAAAACTGCTGAGGGATTTGATATATCATTGGAGAAAGTTGTTGAAGGGTCTACAGTTTTGTGTTACTCTCCGAAAGCTGTGGCAAATGACATTGTTCCAGATGGGGCTACATTACGTGACGGTATTTACTTATTCGATATATTCAAGAAGTTATTTGCTAATCAAATCCTTAGCTTCCAAGATGTCAAGATTAGTCGATCCTTCTTTCATGACAAGGATATGAATTCGGAGAAAGCCTTTAAAGTGATTGAGGTTGAGCTCGGATTGATGTACGATATACTCTACACAAGGGCTGCGTTGAGTTGTACATGGCTGGGTAACTTCCTTCGTTTGGTCAAACTATCCTCCATCATGTTTGCATTTGTTGAATTTCTGTTAATTGACAAGCATGCTTACTTAGTGGTTGACGTGAATATTACTTACTTCTTGCTGGTTGGAGCAATAGCCTTGGAAATATACGAGATACTTGTTATGCTCCCATCTGATCATACTATGTTTTGGTTGAGTAAGCACAATAAGTCACTTGTAGATTTTGCTTACAATGtcatctttcatctcaaatatTGGCTTCAATGGTCTTCTTTGATTGCTTTCAACAAGCGCTGGTCTAATACCATGGGAAGCTACAACTTAATAAGTTTTTGCCTCAAAGATAAGCCTACAAAGTGTGCTAAAATTCAGAAGTTCTTATTTATTTACGAACTGCTAGAGAAGCATCGCTACCAATATTTTCGTCTTGTCTCTGAAGATTTGAAAAACTTAATTTTTGAGCAGCTTATGAAGAAATCAATGGGTGCCTTGAATATTATGGTATCTAAGCAATTGTGTGATCAAAGGGGTGATCAAGTACTTAAAGATATGTGTTGTTTTGATGATATTGGTTGGAGTGTAGAGGTGGAATTTGATCAGAGCATTCTTTTGTGGCACATTGCAACAGATCTGTGTTATTCTATTGATCTAAACAAGGATGCAAATATGGTTGAAAATCGGAACTGTAAAAGTAGCAAATCTATTGCAGATTATATGTTGTATCTTCTGGTCATGCGTCCTTACATGTTGCCTAATGGGATTGGGCTAATCAGATTTCAGGACACATGTGCAGAGACCATGGaattttttcaagaaaaaagacACATATTGAAGAGAAGCCATGCCTGCGACGCATTACTCCAAGTAAACACAAAAGTTGCTCCATCTGAAGTGAAAGGCGACATATGCAAGTCAGTATTATTTGATGCCTGTAGGCTTGCCAAGTATATACAGTCCGTGGAGATGGTAAATCAGTGGCCAAATGAAAGGAAATGGGAAATGGTTAGTCATGTGTGGGTGGAGATGCTATCTCATGCTGCCAGTCAGTGCCAATGGTTCAACCATGCAAAGCTCCTCACACAAGGAGGAGAGCTGCTTACCCATGTCTGGCTTTTGATGGCTCATCTGGGTATAACTGAACAATTCCAGATTTCTCATGGCCATGCAAGGATTAGACTGGTTGCAAGTTGA
- the LOC119980234 gene encoding protein ENHANCED DISEASE RESISTANCE 2-like isoform X2, with protein MDSSGGRNEPDWIERVKSGGSVPLLGPDICSYGWMSPPGEKFMVRGPEYLSTRNKIPGGEYLLKPLGFDWVKGSVKIGDVLNHPNSRVRKVLEEEFPTGDKPFVWAFNLQVPSKDNYSAIAYFIATKPIQEGSLVDQFLKGDDAFRNSRMKLIANIVKGPWIVRKAVGEQAICIIGRALSCKYCVTYNAFEVDVDIGSSMVAAAIVHLAFGYVTTLTVDIAFLIEGQTESELPEQILGAVRFSELNPASASSIEQSSDDSAGNLQSLLPTRFWKSIGQGFSQYFHPGAQEGGSNSGSAHANGGVDHENRNGGVDDGGRNEDIKK; from the exons ATGGACAGCAGTGGTGGCAGAAATGAGCCTGATTGGATTGAAAGAGTGAAGTCAGGGGGTTCGGTTCCATTACTTGGACCAGATATTTGCTCATATGGGTGGATGTCACCGCCTGGAGAAAAATTCATGGTAAGAGGTCCCGAATACTTGTCAACCAGGAATAAAATCCCTGGTGGTGAATATCTTCTGAAGCCTCTTGGTTTTGATTGGGTTAAAGGCTCTGTAAAGATTGGGGATGTCTTGAATCATCCAAACAGCCGTGTCAGGAAGGTCCTTGAGGAGGAGTTTCCAACTGGTGATAAGCCTTTTGTATGGGCTTTCAATCTACAAGTCCCAAGCAAGGATAACTATAGTGCTATAGCTTATTTCATAGCAACCAAGCCTATTCAGGAGGGATCCTTGGTGGATCAGTTCTTAAAAGGGGATGATGCTTTTAGGAATTCTCGTATGAAGTTGATTGCCAACATTGTCAAGGGCCCTTGGATTGTGAGAAAAGCAGTTGGGGAGCAGGCCATATGCATAATTGGTCGTGCTCTTTCCTGTAAATATTGTGTTACATACAATGCTTTTGAAGTAGATGTAGATATTGGATCATCCATGGTTGCAGCAGCAATTGTTCATCTAGCATTTGGTTACGTCACGACACTGACAGTAGACATAGCTTTTCTTATCGAGGGCCAAACGGAATCAGAGCTTCCAGAACAAATCCTGGGAGCTGTCAGATTCTCTGAATTGAACCCTGCTTCTGCTTCCTCAATTGAACAATCATCAGATGATAGTGCTGGTAACTTGCAGTCTTTGTTGCCAACACGTTTTTGGAAGTCAATTGGACAAGGCTTCTCTCAATATTTCCATCCGGGTGCTCAAGAAGGCGGTTCTAACTCTGGCTCAGCCCATGCCAATGGAGGAGTTGATCATGAAAATAGAAATGGAGGAGTTGATGATGGAGGTAGAAATGAAGATATAAAGAAATG A
- the LOC119980234 gene encoding protein ENHANCED DISEASE RESISTANCE 2-like isoform X1, protein MDSSGGRNEPDWIERVKSGGSVPLLGPDICSYGWMSPPGEKFMVRGPEYLSTRNKIPGGEYLLKPLGFDWVKGSVKIGDVLNHPNSRVRKVLEEEFPTGDKPFVWAFNLQVPSKDNYSAIAYFIATKPIQEGSLVDQFLKGDDAFRNSRMKLIANIVKGPWIVRKAVGEQAICIIGRALSCKYCVTYNAFEVDVDIGSSMVAAAIVHLAFGYVTTLTVDIAFLIEGQTESELPEQILGAVRFSELNPASASSIEQSSDDSAGNLQSLLPTRFWKSIGQGFSQYFHPGAQEGGSNSGSAHANGGVDHENRNGGVDDGGRNEDIKKW, encoded by the coding sequence ATGGACAGCAGTGGTGGCAGAAATGAGCCTGATTGGATTGAAAGAGTGAAGTCAGGGGGTTCGGTTCCATTACTTGGACCAGATATTTGCTCATATGGGTGGATGTCACCGCCTGGAGAAAAATTCATGGTAAGAGGTCCCGAATACTTGTCAACCAGGAATAAAATCCCTGGTGGTGAATATCTTCTGAAGCCTCTTGGTTTTGATTGGGTTAAAGGCTCTGTAAAGATTGGGGATGTCTTGAATCATCCAAACAGCCGTGTCAGGAAGGTCCTTGAGGAGGAGTTTCCAACTGGTGATAAGCCTTTTGTATGGGCTTTCAATCTACAAGTCCCAAGCAAGGATAACTATAGTGCTATAGCTTATTTCATAGCAACCAAGCCTATTCAGGAGGGATCCTTGGTGGATCAGTTCTTAAAAGGGGATGATGCTTTTAGGAATTCTCGTATGAAGTTGATTGCCAACATTGTCAAGGGCCCTTGGATTGTGAGAAAAGCAGTTGGGGAGCAGGCCATATGCATAATTGGTCGTGCTCTTTCCTGTAAATATTGTGTTACATACAATGCTTTTGAAGTAGATGTAGATATTGGATCATCCATGGTTGCAGCAGCAATTGTTCATCTAGCATTTGGTTACGTCACGACACTGACAGTAGACATAGCTTTTCTTATCGAGGGCCAAACGGAATCAGAGCTTCCAGAACAAATCCTGGGAGCTGTCAGATTCTCTGAATTGAACCCTGCTTCTGCTTCCTCAATTGAACAATCATCAGATGATAGTGCTGGTAACTTGCAGTCTTTGTTGCCAACACGTTTTTGGAAGTCAATTGGACAAGGCTTCTCTCAATATTTCCATCCGGGTGCTCAAGAAGGCGGTTCTAACTCTGGCTCAGCCCATGCCAATGGAGGAGTTGATCATGAAAATAGAAATGGAGGAGTTGATGATGGAGGTAGAAATGAAGATATAAAGAAATGGTAA
- the LOC119981505 gene encoding RHOMBOID-like protein 13 → MGMPLHYEILEKPATTCMIGICSAIWFYLQKKNIGYSHVGLSYETAIEGHHWRIITSAFSHISVIHLVFNMSALWSLGVVEKLGNMGLGVTYYLHYTLILVVFSGLLVLGMYHVLIQRFKLEYFRRVTAVGYSCVVFGWMTILSAKQPSSKLDLFGFLSLPISFAPFESLVFTSIIVPQASFLGHLSGIIVGYAIAWGLIHGMNNFWAISMLGWIVVAFVLSLKRSGAYDFDFIEIESVTDPSLPSVRFIGNGRTLQMSALPVGNVELV, encoded by the coding sequence ATGGGAATGCCATTGCATTATGAGATCTTGGAGAAACCAGCTACAACTTGTATGATAGGGATATGCAGCGCAATATGGTTTTATTTACAGAAAAAGAACATTGGTTATTCACATGTCGGCTTAAGTTATGAGACTGCTATTGAAGGGCACCATTGGAGGATAATTACTTCAGCTTTTTCACATATTAGTGTTATTCATCTGGTTTTCAATATGAGTGCACTCTGGAGTCTTGGAGTTGTAGAAAAATTGGGGAACATGGGCCTTGGGGTCACTTATTATCTTCACTATACACTTATCTTGGTAGTCTTTTCTGGTTTGCTCGTTTTAGGGATGTATCATGTATTAATACAAAGATTCAAGCTTGAGTATTTCCGTAGAGTCACAGCAGTTGGATATTCTTGTGTCGTCTTTGGGTGGATGACGATTCTCTCTGCAAAGCAGCCATCTTCAAAATTGGATCTATTTGGATTTCTTTCACTTCCTATTAGTTTTGCACCTTTTGAATCACTTGTATTTACTTCCATTATTGTACCACAAGCTAGTTTCCTGGGGCATTTATCAGGGATCATTGTTGGGTACGCTATAGCTTGGGGATTGATTCATGGGATGAACAATTTCTGGGCAATTTCAATGCTGGGATGGATTGTGGTTGCATTTGTCCTCAGTTTGAAGCGATCTGGTGCATATGATTTTGACTTTATTGAAATTGAATCAGTTACAGATCCGTCCTTGCCTTCTGTGCGGTTCATTGGAAATGGTAGAACCTTGCAAATGAGTGCACTACCAGTTGGCAATGTTGAACTTGTGTAA
- the LOC119980646 gene encoding uncharacterized protein LOC119980646 → MIVSNSFNLCRDGSLELNRDTITYNTCTCGGYNHGYHWDNYESPSNRPYGRDYWHSRNAFLKSYHFSDQDSIKDNKLKRSLKGLNKAAMGVVLDIRRDISRRRPGIRVFRFTLGLPSSFAVFSIRCFAPWFNKNKR, encoded by the coding sequence ATGATCGTCTCCAATTCGTTCAACTTGTGTCGCGATGGTTCTCTTGAACTTAATCGCGACACTATAACATATAACACATGTACCTGCGGCGGTTATAATCATGGTTATCATTGGGATAATTATGAAAGCCCCTCTAATCGTCCCTATGGACGTGATTATTGGCACTCGAGGAATGCCTTCTTGAAGAGTTACCATTTCTCGGACCAAGATAGCATCAAGGATAATAAGCTGAAGAGATCGTTGAAGGGATTGAACAAGGCTGCCATGGGAGTTGTTCTAGACATCCGCAGAGATATTTCCAGGAGAAGGCCTGGAATTAGGGTTTTCAGGTTTACTTTGGGTTTGCCTTCATCATTTGCTGTTTTCAGTATTAGATGTTTTGCTCCATGgtttaacaaaaacaaaagataa